The proteins below come from a single Nocardiopsis gilva YIM 90087 genomic window:
- a CDS encoding FAD-dependent oxidoreductase: MSSPDSLRVAVIGSGPAGIYTADALTRQSRETVAVDVIDRLPTPYGLVRYGVAPDHTKIKGVARTLREVLEHPDVRFIGGVRFGRDVTVDDLDRVYDAVVYATGASVDRKLGIPGEDLPGSVAATDFVNWYCGHPDTDTQRFLLDAEEIAVVGAGNVALDVVRILAKSADELRHTDIPQPVLDVFAASKVRRVHLLARRGPLQAKFTAPELRDLGELANADITVRPEQVDIDPADEAMLSAARAARTNLKILKSWAQQEPAGRPRHVDLRFWVRPIEILGQESVAGLRVERTELGPDGRLTGTGEEEVLDVGMVFRSIGYMGVPLPDVPFDDSTRTVPHAEGRVLGPDGAVLPGQYVAGWIKRGATGVIGTNKSDAAATVRGLLDDAPALRERRGPGADDNSIDRLLGERGVTFTDYGDWLTIDAAEAERAADLGRGERVKLHRWDELYGALGHS, translated from the coding sequence ATGAGCTCTCCCGACTCCCTGCGCGTCGCCGTCATCGGTTCCGGCCCCGCCGGAATCTATACCGCTGACGCCCTCACCAGGCAGAGCCGCGAGACCGTGGCCGTCGATGTCATCGACCGCCTGCCCACCCCCTATGGGCTGGTGCGCTACGGTGTCGCCCCCGACCACACGAAGATCAAGGGTGTGGCCCGCACCCTGCGTGAAGTCCTGGAGCACCCCGACGTGCGCTTCATCGGGGGTGTGCGGTTCGGCCGGGACGTCACCGTTGACGACCTCGACCGTGTCTACGACGCCGTCGTCTATGCCACCGGCGCGAGCGTCGACCGCAAACTGGGCATTCCCGGCGAGGATCTGCCGGGCAGCGTGGCCGCCACCGACTTCGTCAACTGGTACTGCGGACACCCTGACACCGACACGCAGCGGTTCCTCCTCGACGCGGAGGAGATCGCCGTCGTCGGCGCGGGCAACGTCGCCCTCGACGTCGTCCGCATTCTCGCCAAGTCGGCCGACGAACTGCGCCACACCGACATCCCGCAGCCCGTCCTGGACGTCTTCGCCGCCAGCAAGGTGCGGCGCGTCCATCTGCTGGCCCGCCGCGGTCCCCTGCAGGCCAAGTTCACCGCTCCCGAGCTCCGTGACCTCGGTGAACTGGCCAACGCCGATATCACCGTCCGCCCCGAGCAGGTCGATATCGATCCCGCCGACGAGGCGATGCTGAGCGCCGCCCGCGCCGCTCGCACCAACCTCAAGATCCTGAAGTCCTGGGCGCAGCAGGAGCCCGCGGGCCGGCCGCGCCACGTCGACCTGCGGTTCTGGGTCCGACCTATCGAGATCCTGGGTCAGGAGAGCGTCGCCGGACTGCGCGTCGAGCGCACCGAGCTCGGCCCTGACGGGCGCCTGACCGGCACCGGCGAGGAGGAGGTGCTCGACGTCGGCATGGTGTTCCGCTCCATCGGCTACATGGGCGTTCCGCTGCCCGATGTGCCCTTTGACGACTCCACCCGCACCGTGCCGCACGCCGAGGGCCGTGTGCTCGGCCCCGACGGCGCCGTGCTGCCCGGACAGTACGTGGCCGGGTGGATCAAGCGCGGGGCCACCGGCGTGATCGGGACGAACAAGTCCGATGCGGCGGCGACCGTGCGCGGGCTGCTCGATGACGCCCCGGCGCTGCGCGAACGGCGCGGTCCGGGCGCGGACGACAACTCGATCGATCGCCTGCTGGGCGAGCGCGGGGTGACCTTCACCGACTACGGCGACTGGCTGACCATCGACGCCGCCGAGGCCGAGCGCGCCGCCGACCTCGGCCGCGGCGAACGTGTGAAACTGCACCGCTGGGACGAGCTGTACGGCGCGCTCGGCCATTCGTGA
- a CDS encoding TetR/AcrR family transcriptional regulator, translating into MDQRDRLIEAAIRCLQERGYAHTTTRDIVAAAGAHLPAVNYYFGSKEELLKAAITRALRTWTESVMAVTEDAITTANPQDRLRGAMGAFLGSLEENRGFAIAAVEAFAQASRGDGLREHLADEYQLARDAIAERITAVAGKAADGQAPPADDDVQSLASVLLALFDGLTVQWLMAPGRIPDADQIVRALALVSAAPDTSIRGEDEQC; encoded by the coding sequence ATGGATCAACGGGACAGGCTCATCGAAGCGGCGATTCGCTGTCTTCAGGAGCGCGGCTACGCGCACACCACGACCCGCGACATCGTCGCGGCGGCGGGCGCCCACCTGCCGGCGGTGAACTACTACTTCGGCTCCAAGGAAGAGCTGCTCAAGGCCGCGATCACCAGGGCGCTGCGCACCTGGACGGAGTCGGTGATGGCCGTCACGGAGGACGCGATCACCACCGCGAATCCTCAGGACAGGCTGCGCGGCGCGATGGGGGCTTTCCTGGGGTCATTGGAGGAGAACAGGGGCTTCGCCATCGCGGCGGTGGAGGCGTTCGCCCAGGCATCACGGGGGGATGGGTTGAGGGAGCACCTGGCCGACGAATACCAGCTCGCCAGGGACGCCATCGCCGAGCGCATCACCGCCGTCGCGGGGAAGGCTGCGGACGGGCAAGCGCCGCCGGCAGACGACGACGTGCAGAGCCTCGCGTCGGTTCTCCTGGCGCTTTTCGACGGGCTGACCGTGCAATGGCTCATGGCACCCGGCCGGATCCCCGACGCCGATCAGATCGTCCGAGCACTCGCCCTCGTCTCCGCCGCTCCCGACACATCCATCAGGGGCGAGGATGAGCAGTGCTGA
- a CDS encoding cytochrome P450 → MTSRLPPGPRAPQPLQMAAFMRDPVGFMRRCEQLYGPVFTIKLLGTPGCVFVADPDLAHRVFATDRDIGRAGAARKAFLEPLTGANSLLTLDGDTWTRQRRMLGPAFHGKHIKRYREQIAAIAAERVQHWPLGRPIPLRPRFQAITLEVILRVVFGVADTARVRHLMRLLPRLLTATESLDKLMFLLPPPVWSRLDPLLSRVPGTPNARFVALLEASDALLYDEIAQRRRAADTAGRTDILSVLLAARDTDGRRLTDAELRDTLMTLLLAGHETTATALAWCFERLIRHPEIYERARTAARDNTSSNGGDGNGTENHGGDHGDYLEAVAKETLRNRPVIADMPRVLTEPMELGGYRVPADWWVTPATLLLHGSPDLFGPDPDTFRPERFLNDEISPHAWIPFGGGRRQCLGAQFALLEMGAVLPEILTRVRLRPAPDARPERPTLRHVTLGPERDACAIAEREAAEDRTC, encoded by the coding sequence ATGACCAGCCGATTGCCTCCCGGGCCGCGTGCACCGCAGCCGCTTCAGATGGCGGCTTTCATGCGCGATCCGGTCGGGTTCATGCGCCGATGCGAACAGCTCTACGGACCCGTGTTCACCATCAAGCTTCTCGGGACACCCGGCTGCGTCTTCGTCGCCGACCCCGACCTCGCGCACCGTGTCTTCGCCACCGACCGCGACATCGGCCGGGCCGGTGCGGCACGCAAGGCGTTCCTTGAGCCACTCACCGGGGCGAACTCACTCCTGACCCTCGACGGCGACACGTGGACACGCCAACGCCGGATGCTCGGACCCGCGTTCCACGGCAAGCACATCAAGCGGTATCGAGAGCAGATCGCGGCCATCGCCGCAGAACGGGTCCAGCACTGGCCCCTGGGACGGCCGATCCCCCTGCGTCCACGCTTCCAGGCCATCACGCTGGAGGTGATCCTGCGCGTCGTGTTCGGGGTCGCCGACACCGCGCGCGTCCGACACCTCATGCGACTGCTACCGCGGCTCCTCACCGCCACCGAGTCGCTCGACAAGCTGATGTTCCTGCTCCCTCCCCCGGTGTGGAGCAGGCTCGATCCCCTCCTGTCCAGGGTTCCGGGGACACCCAACGCCCGGTTCGTCGCTCTGCTCGAAGCATCCGACGCACTGCTCTACGACGAGATCGCACAACGACGCCGGGCGGCCGATACCGCCGGACGGACCGACATCCTCTCGGTCCTGCTCGCCGCCAGGGACACCGACGGGCGCCGCCTGACCGACGCCGAACTGCGCGACACACTGATGACGCTGCTGCTGGCCGGTCACGAGACGACGGCCACCGCCTTGGCGTGGTGCTTCGAACGTTTGATCCGCCACCCCGAGATCTACGAGCGGGCACGCACCGCCGCCCGCGACAACACCTCCTCGAACGGCGGGGACGGCAACGGGACCGAGAACCATGGGGGAGACCACGGGGACTACCTGGAGGCCGTGGCCAAGGAGACACTGCGGAACCGCCCCGTCATCGCCGACATGCCCCGCGTACTGACCGAGCCGATGGAGCTCGGTGGCTACCGCGTTCCCGCGGACTGGTGGGTCACACCCGCCACTTTGCTCCTGCACGGCTCACCCGACCTGTTCGGCCCCGACCCCGACACGTTCCGCCCCGAGCGGTTTCTCAACGACGAGATCAGCCCACATGCCTGGATCCCGTTCGGCGGCGGACGCCGCCAGTGCCTAGGGGCACAGTTCGCCCTGCTGGAGATGGGCGCCGTACTCCCAGAGATCCTGACCCGGGTCCGGCTCCGTCCGGCGCCCGACGCCCGGCCGGAGAGGCCGACCCTTCGACACGTCACCTTGGGGCCCGAGCGGGACGCATGCGCCATCGCGGAACGCGAGGCAGCGGAGGACCGGACCTGTTGA
- a CDS encoding MFS transporter, with protein MIDTAPLRDSRDFRLVWTSGVVTLIGSMFTMLALPLQIAHTTGSPWAVGLIGAVELVPMVVFGLYGGVLADRFDRRVMALATELALGVLSLALLANTLLDAPLLWPLYAAAGCAAALQGLQQPSLEAMVPRLVPHEQLTAAGALTSLRWSVGGVVGPALAGLVVTAFGFTAAYALDVATFVVSLLLLWRLRPVPTTEGAASAPALREIAEGVAYAWSRPDLLGTYLADMAATVLALPTALFPFLASELDAPWALGLLYAASGAGALVAAATGGWTGQVHHHGRMVLVAGAAVGAATAGAAVVGGVWAVVVLLAVAGAAGWVGDVYRTTMWNASVPDRLRGRLAGVELLIGAAGPAVGDLRAGGTAARFGLRAAMWTGGLACLGSVTVLTAALPALWRYDDRTDPHVAAVRAESREAE; from the coding sequence ATGATCGACACCGCCCCACTCCGCGACTCGCGCGACTTCCGCCTGGTCTGGACGTCGGGGGTGGTCACGCTCATCGGGTCGATGTTCACGATGCTGGCCCTGCCCCTGCAGATCGCCCACACCACCGGCTCGCCCTGGGCGGTCGGCCTGATCGGGGCGGTCGAGCTGGTCCCGATGGTCGTTTTCGGGCTCTACGGCGGTGTGCTCGCCGACCGGTTCGACCGGCGGGTCATGGCACTGGCCACCGAGCTCGCCCTCGGTGTGCTGAGCCTCGCCCTCCTGGCCAACACCCTGCTCGACGCGCCGCTCCTGTGGCCGCTGTACGCCGCAGCGGGCTGCGCTGCGGCTCTCCAGGGGCTCCAGCAGCCGTCGCTGGAGGCGATGGTCCCGCGGCTGGTTCCCCACGAGCAGCTCACCGCCGCCGGGGCGCTCACCTCCCTGCGGTGGAGCGTCGGGGGAGTGGTGGGACCCGCGCTCGCAGGGCTGGTCGTCACCGCCTTCGGGTTCACCGCCGCCTACGCGCTGGACGTGGCCACCTTCGTCGTCTCCCTCCTGCTGCTGTGGCGGCTGCGCCCCGTCCCCACCACAGAGGGCGCGGCGTCGGCACCAGCCCTGAGGGAGATCGCCGAAGGGGTCGCCTACGCCTGGAGCCGTCCCGACCTCCTGGGTACCTACCTCGCCGACATGGCCGCCACCGTCCTGGCACTGCCCACGGCACTGTTTCCCTTCCTGGCATCGGAACTGGACGCCCCCTGGGCGCTGGGCCTGCTGTACGCGGCGAGCGGCGCCGGTGCCCTGGTGGCCGCCGCCACCGGTGGCTGGACCGGGCAGGTGCACCACCACGGCCGCATGGTCCTGGTCGCGGGCGCCGCAGTGGGGGCCGCGACAGCGGGAGCGGCGGTCGTCGGCGGCGTCTGGGCGGTCGTCGTCCTTCTGGCGGTAGCCGGTGCCGCGGGATGGGTCGGCGACGTGTACCGGACGACCATGTGGAACGCCTCCGTCCCCGACCGCCTCCGGGGCCGCCTGGCCGGGGTCGAACTCCTCATCGGCGCGGCCGGTCCCGCCGTGGGCGACCTCCGCGCGGGCGGCACCGCGGCGCGGTTCGGCCTCCGGGCGGCGATGTGGACCGGTGGCCTGGCCTGCCTGGGCTCGGTCACCGTCCTCACCGCGGCGCTTCCGGCCCTCTGGCGCTACGACGACCGCACCGACCCGCACGTCGCCGCCGTCCGAGCGGAGAGCCGAGAAGCGGAGTGA
- a CDS encoding TetR/AcrR family transcriptional regulator C-terminal domain-containing protein yields the protein MALERDTVVRTALRLLDEVGIDGLSTRRLATELGVRQPALYWHFRNKRELLDLMAEAMLADALPHGREPSPENWAEWLVADAHAKRRALLAHRDGARVHAGTLPTADELPAVEAQLRALRQAGFDPRDALRLCLAVDRYTMGWVTEEQALAQDATERNTGGLFPDEALARTPLLAEAADVLRAADGDADFDYGLRLIIEGFRARMAAQ from the coding sequence ATGGCACTGGAGCGCGACACCGTGGTGCGGACGGCTCTGCGCCTGCTGGACGAGGTCGGCATCGACGGGCTGAGCACACGGCGCCTCGCCACCGAACTGGGCGTGCGCCAGCCCGCGCTGTACTGGCACTTCAGGAACAAGCGGGAACTGCTCGACCTCATGGCCGAGGCGATGCTGGCCGACGCGCTGCCGCACGGCCGGGAGCCATCGCCCGAGAACTGGGCGGAGTGGCTGGTCGCGGACGCCCACGCCAAGCGGCGCGCGCTGCTGGCCCATCGCGACGGCGCGCGCGTGCACGCGGGGACGCTGCCCACCGCCGACGAGCTCCCGGCCGTCGAGGCCCAGCTGCGCGCCCTCCGCCAGGCGGGGTTTGATCCACGCGACGCCCTCCGGCTGTGTCTTGCGGTGGACCGGTACACCATGGGCTGGGTCACCGAGGAGCAGGCCCTAGCCCAAGACGCCACCGAGAGGAACACCGGTGGGCTCTTCCCCGACGAGGCTCTCGCGCGGACCCCGCTGCTGGCGGAGGCGGCCGACGTCCTGCGCGCGGCGGACGGGGACGCCGACTTCGACTACGGCCTTCGCCTGATCATCGAGGGCTTCCGCGCCCGGATGGCCGCACAATGA
- the dxs gene encoding 1-deoxy-D-xylulose-5-phosphate synthase: MALLESIGNPDDLKKVSENKIPQLTQEIRDFLVSEVSRTGGHLGPNLGVVELTVALHRVFDSPREPILFDTGHQSYVHKMLTGRQDFSKLRKAGGLSGYPSRAESEHDFIENSHASTVLSYADGLAKANEVRGRSDRTVVAVIGDGALTGGMAWEALNNIAEGRDRRVVIVVNDNGRSYSPTMGGLADHLATLRMAPGYEQALDLAKVALNRAPVVGPPLYEALHGLKKGLKDAIQPQMMFEDLGLKYLGPINGHDEQMVEKALRRARDFGGPVIVHCITQKGKGYAPAENHDEDQFHSIGAIDAETGEVKSTPGVVKWTKVFSEELVKLGAEREDIVAMTAAMLHPTGLAAFAEAYPERIYDVGIAEQHAATSATGLAMGGLHPVVALYATFLNRCFDQVLMDAALHKQGVTFCLDRAGITGDDGASHNGMWDLSIMNVVPELRLAVPRDATRLREELREAVAVDDAPTVVRYPKGEVSPDIPAVGTLGSMDVLRRATDGGHSEDLLLVAVGPMAETCCEVADRMADQGIGVTVVDPRWVKPLDDALVGEAAKYSVVAVVEDNGRVGAVGDAVARALRDADLDIPVRTFGIDQKFLDHAKRAAILADMGLTPQELARKLTETVSRHTEKPLEDEPAQS, from the coding sequence TTGGCGCTGCTCGAGTCGATCGGCAATCCGGACGACCTGAAGAAGGTCAGCGAGAACAAGATTCCGCAGCTGACACAGGAGATCCGTGACTTCCTTGTCTCCGAGGTGTCGCGCACGGGCGGACACCTGGGGCCGAACCTGGGAGTCGTGGAGCTGACGGTCGCGCTGCACCGCGTGTTCGACTCGCCGCGGGAGCCGATCCTCTTCGACACGGGGCACCAGTCCTACGTGCACAAGATGCTCACCGGGCGGCAGGACTTCTCCAAGCTGCGCAAGGCCGGCGGCCTGTCCGGCTACCCGTCGCGCGCGGAATCCGAGCACGACTTCATCGAGAACTCGCACGCCTCCACCGTCCTGTCCTACGCCGACGGTCTGGCCAAGGCCAACGAGGTGCGGGGCCGCTCCGACCGCACCGTCGTCGCGGTCATCGGCGACGGCGCCCTGACCGGCGGCATGGCCTGGGAGGCGCTCAACAACATCGCCGAGGGCAGGGACCGGCGGGTCGTCATCGTCGTCAACGACAACGGGCGCTCCTACTCGCCGACCATGGGCGGGCTGGCCGACCACCTCGCCACCCTGCGCATGGCGCCCGGCTACGAGCAGGCCCTCGACCTCGCCAAGGTCGCGCTGAACCGCGCGCCCGTGGTGGGGCCGCCGCTGTACGAGGCGCTGCACGGCCTGAAGAAGGGCCTCAAGGATGCAATCCAGCCGCAGATGATGTTCGAGGACCTGGGGCTGAAATACCTCGGGCCGATCAACGGCCACGACGAGCAGATGGTCGAGAAGGCGCTGCGCCGCGCCCGCGACTTCGGCGGGCCGGTCATCGTCCACTGCATCACGCAGAAGGGCAAGGGCTACGCCCCGGCCGAGAACCACGACGAGGACCAGTTCCACTCCATCGGCGCCATCGACGCCGAGACCGGTGAGGTGAAGTCCACGCCGGGTGTCGTGAAGTGGACCAAGGTCTTCAGCGAAGAGTTGGTCAAGCTCGGCGCCGAGCGCGAGGACATCGTCGCGATGACCGCGGCCATGCTGCACCCCACCGGCCTGGCGGCGTTCGCCGAGGCCTACCCCGAGCGGATCTACGACGTCGGCATCGCCGAGCAGCACGCCGCGACGTCGGCCACCGGACTGGCCATGGGCGGCCTGCACCCAGTGGTGGCGCTGTACGCGACCTTCCTCAACCGCTGCTTCGACCAGGTGCTGATGGACGCCGCTCTGCACAAGCAGGGGGTCACCTTCTGCCTGGACCGCGCGGGCATCACCGGCGACGACGGCGCCAGCCACAACGGCATGTGGGACCTGTCCATCATGAACGTCGTCCCGGAGCTGCGCCTGGCCGTTCCGCGCGACGCCACCCGACTCCGCGAGGAGCTGCGCGAGGCGGTCGCCGTCGACGACGCCCCCACCGTGGTGCGCTACCCCAAGGGCGAGGTCAGCCCGGACATCCCGGCCGTCGGCACACTCGGGTCGATGGACGTGCTGCGGCGCGCCACGGACGGCGGCCATTCCGAGGACCTGCTGCTCGTCGCCGTCGGCCCCATGGCCGAGACCTGCTGCGAGGTCGCCGACCGCATGGCCGACCAGGGCATCGGCGTCACCGTCGTCGACCCCCGCTGGGTCAAGCCGCTGGACGATGCCCTCGTCGGCGAGGCCGCCAAGTACAGCGTGGTCGCCGTGGTCGAGGACAACGGCCGTGTGGGGGCTGTCGGCGACGCGGTGGCCCGCGCCCTCCGCGATGCCGACCTCGACATCCCGGTGCGCACGTTCGGCATCGACCAGAAGTTCCTGGACCACGCCAAGCGCGCGGCCATCCTCGCCGACATGGGTCTCACCCCCCAGGAACTCGCCCGCAAGCTCACCGAGACGGTCTCCCGGCACACCGAGAAGCCCCTCGAAGACGAACCGGCCCAAAGCTAG
- the mug gene encoding G/U mismatch-specific DNA glycosylase — MKATPKARPTKAELAAAHGATIPDVIAPDLDVLFCGINPGLYSGYTGHHFARPGNRFWPALHRSGWTPRQLRPDEQHLLPEWGMGITNIVARATARADELTAEELRAGGDALHERLERYRPRMLAVLGVTAYRSAFGRPKAQIGSQTDRIGHTPVWVLPNPSGLNASWPVDAIAEELIRVRRRCRGDA, encoded by the coding sequence ATGAAGGCGACACCCAAGGCGAGGCCGACCAAGGCCGAGCTCGCGGCCGCGCACGGCGCCACGATCCCCGATGTCATCGCGCCCGATCTCGACGTGCTGTTCTGCGGTATCAACCCGGGGCTGTACTCGGGGTACACCGGCCACCACTTCGCGCGCCCGGGCAACCGGTTCTGGCCCGCGCTGCACCGATCCGGCTGGACACCGCGGCAGCTGCGCCCCGATGAGCAGCACCTTCTCCCGGAATGGGGAATGGGCATCACCAATATCGTGGCCCGTGCCACCGCTCGCGCCGATGAGTTGACGGCCGAGGAGCTCCGCGCGGGCGGCGATGCGCTGCACGAACGACTGGAGCGCTACCGTCCCCGCATGCTCGCCGTCCTCGGCGTCACCGCCTACCGGTCGGCATTCGGCCGTCCGAAAGCGCAGATCGGATCGCAGACGGACAGGATCGGGCATACACCTGTTTGGGTGCTGCCCAACCCGAGTGGGCTGAACGCCTCATGGCCCGTGGACGCCATCGCCGAGGAGCTGATCCGTGTGCGCCGCCGATGCAGGGGCGACGCGTGA